Proteins from a genomic interval of Bradyrhizobium sp. G127:
- a CDS encoding VWA domain-containing protein → MANDIGAPTTGLIADNVIGFARALRVAGLPIGPGAVIDALKAMRLIDIGNRADLFTTLESIFVKRREHALVFAQAFDLFFRRAEGTDHMLDSVPLPPEAQKPPPPASRRVQEAFAQSRNIDAPEIEEKNVQLSVSDREVLQRKDFAQMSAAEIAEVTRAIAQMKLPQAELRTRRFAPDARGTRLDLRRTLRGSLRTGGEIVKFHRLGRIDKPAPIVALLDISGSMADYTRLFLQFLHAITDARKRVSVFLFGTRLTNVTRALRARDPDEALAACSSSVEDWAGGTRIATSLHNFNNQWGRRVLGQGAIVLLISDGLEREADSRLEFEMDRLHRSCRRLIWLNPLLRFEGFEAKAQGIKMMLPHVDEFRPVHNLKSMEGLIAALSSDPRPRRIDARSAA, encoded by the coding sequence ATGGCGAACGACATCGGGGCCCCAACGACCGGATTGATCGCCGATAATGTCATCGGTTTTGCACGCGCTCTGCGTGTGGCCGGACTGCCGATCGGGCCGGGCGCGGTGATCGATGCGCTGAAGGCGATGCGGCTGATCGATATCGGCAACCGCGCCGATCTGTTCACCACGCTGGAATCGATTTTCGTCAAGCGCCGCGAACATGCGCTGGTGTTCGCGCAGGCCTTCGATCTGTTCTTCCGCCGCGCCGAGGGCACGGACCATATGCTGGATTCGGTGCCGCTGCCGCCCGAGGCGCAGAAGCCTCCGCCGCCGGCATCGCGTCGCGTGCAGGAAGCCTTCGCTCAGAGCCGCAATATCGATGCGCCGGAGATCGAGGAAAAGAACGTGCAGCTCTCGGTCTCCGATCGCGAGGTTCTTCAGCGCAAGGACTTTGCGCAGATGAGCGCTGCAGAGATTGCCGAAGTGACGCGCGCCATTGCGCAGATGAAGCTGCCGCAGGCCGAATTGCGCACGCGGCGTTTTGCGCCCGATGCGCGGGGCACCCGGCTCGACCTGCGTCGGACATTGCGCGGCAGCCTCCGCACCGGTGGGGAGATTGTGAAATTCCATCGGCTCGGCCGTATCGACAAGCCGGCCCCGATCGTGGCGCTGCTCGATATTTCCGGCTCCATGGCTGACTACACAAGGCTGTTCCTGCAATTCCTCCACGCCATCACTGATGCCCGCAAGCGCGTCTCGGTGTTCCTGTTCGGCACGCGGCTTACGAACGTGACGCGGGCGCTGCGCGCGCGCGATCCCGACGAGGCGCTGGCAGCATGCTCAAGCAGCGTCGAGGACTGGGCGGGCGGCACGCGGATCGCGACCTCGCTGCATAACTTCAACAACCAGTGGGGCCGGCGCGTGCTCGGGCAGGGTGCCATCGTTCTGTTAATTTCCGACGGGTTGGAGCGCGAGGCCGATTCCCGGCTGGAATTCGAAATGGACCGGCTGCATCGCTCCTGCCGCCGCCTGATCTGGCTCAATCCGTTGCTGCGGTTTGAGGGCTTCGAGGCCAAGGCGCAGGGCATCAAAATGATGTTGCCCCATGTTGATGAATTCCGTCCGGTACATAACTTGAAGTCGATGGAAGGGCTGATCGCCGCGCTGTCATCCGACCCGCGGCCCCGCCGTATCGACGCCCGCTCCGCAGCCTGA
- a CDS encoding xanthine dehydrogenase family protein subunit M, producing MYDFKYHRPGTVRQAANLLLKNEDAKLIAGGHTLVPVMKQRLAAPPHLVDLSHIEGLNGIEMKGRNLVIGATATHAEVANSAIVGEAIPALAELAGLIGDPAVRHKGTIGGSLANNDPTADYPAAVLALGATIVTNKRRLKPEEYFQGLFTTALEPDEIITRVMFPLPKKAAYQKFRNQASRYALVGVFVARRPSDVRVAVTGAGGDGVFRVTEFEEALKKRFSPKSLDGLTVPADGLNSDIHGSAEYRAHLIGVLARRAVEAATAKS from the coding sequence ATGTACGATTTCAAATATCATCGTCCCGGGACTGTGCGGCAGGCCGCCAATCTTCTCCTCAAGAACGAGGACGCCAAGCTGATCGCCGGCGGCCATACGCTGGTGCCGGTTATGAAGCAGCGGCTCGCTGCACCGCCGCATCTGGTCGATCTCAGCCACATCGAAGGCCTCAATGGCATCGAGATGAAGGGTCGCAATCTGGTGATCGGTGCGACGGCAACCCACGCCGAAGTCGCGAACTCCGCCATCGTCGGGGAAGCCATTCCTGCGCTTGCCGAACTCGCCGGCCTGATCGGCGATCCGGCGGTTCGTCACAAGGGTACCATCGGCGGTTCGCTCGCCAACAACGATCCGACGGCCGACTATCCCGCAGCGGTGCTGGCGCTGGGTGCGACCATCGTTACCAACAAGCGCCGGCTCAAGCCGGAAGAATACTTTCAGGGCCTGTTCACCACGGCGCTTGAGCCCGACGAGATCATTACGCGCGTGATGTTTCCGCTGCCGAAGAAAGCCGCATATCAGAAATTCCGCAATCAGGCGTCGCGTTACGCGCTGGTCGGCGTGTTCGTCGCGCGCCGTCCGTCGGATGTCCGCGTCGCGGTCACCGGCGCGGGTGGTGACGGCGTGTTCCGTGTCACCGAGTTCGAGGAAGCGCTGAAGAAACGGTTTTCGCCGAAGTCGCTCGACGGACTGACGGTGCCGGCCGACGGCCTCAACAGCGACATCCACGGCAGCGCCGAATATCGCGCACATCTGATCGGCGTGCTCGCGCGCCGTGCCGTCGAGGCTGCGACTGCAAAGAGCTGA
- a CDS encoding XdhC family protein, with protein sequence MKHNTLTELNAERAARRAVIVVTDVVSGDQRLIKAADIASDPLHAELDKHLRMGKSGMIEADGKKLFLNVYAPTARLVIIGAVHISQALAPLAQSLDYDVFVVDPRTAFASPERFPDVPLFADWPDVALPPLHVDRYTAFVALTHDPKIDDPALLHALSRDCFYIGALGSRKTHAKRLDRLKAQGASEAALARIHAPIGLNIGAVSPSEIAVAIMAEITARLRLPADAPLKTKSAA encoded by the coding sequence TTGAAACACAACACGCTGACCGAACTGAACGCCGAGCGCGCCGCGCGCCGCGCTGTGATCGTCGTCACCGATGTCGTGAGCGGCGACCAGCGCCTGATCAAGGCTGCCGACATCGCCAGTGATCCTCTGCATGCCGAACTCGACAAGCACCTGCGCATGGGCAAAAGCGGGATGATCGAAGCGGACGGCAAGAAGCTGTTCCTGAATGTCTATGCCCCGACCGCGCGCCTCGTCATCATCGGCGCGGTCCATATCAGCCAGGCGCTGGCGCCGCTGGCGCAGTCGCTGGACTATGACGTGTTCGTGGTCGATCCGCGCACGGCCTTTGCCTCGCCTGAGCGATTTCCCGACGTGCCGCTGTTCGCGGACTGGCCGGACGTGGCGCTGCCGCCGCTTCATGTCGATCGCTATACGGCGTTCGTCGCGTTGACCCACGATCCCAAGATCGACGATCCGGCGCTGCTGCACGCGTTGTCGCGCGATTGCTTCTATATCGGCGCGCTCGGTTCGCGGAAGACCCATGCCAAGCGGCTGGACCGGCTCAAGGCCCAAGGCGCGAGCGAGGCGGCACTGGCCCGCATCCATGCTCCCATCGGTCTGAATATCGGTGCGGTCTCGCCATCGGAGATCGCGGTTGCTATCATGGCTGAGATTACGGCAAGGCTTCGGCTGCCCGCCGATGCCCCGCTCAAGACAAAGTCAGCCGCATGA
- a CDS encoding XdhC family protein, with amino-acid sequence MLNRDEDILKAAENWMKSGHGVALATVVETWGSAPRPAGSSLVINDDGTFLGSVSGGCVEGAVVTEALDVIASGTPKMLEFGVADETAWNVGLSCGGTIRVFVEKVGNS; translated from the coding sequence ATGCTCAACCGCGACGAAGATATTTTGAAAGCCGCCGAAAACTGGATGAAGTCCGGTCACGGCGTGGCGTTGGCGACGGTGGTCGAGACTTGGGGGTCGGCGCCGCGCCCGGCAGGTTCGAGCCTCGTCATCAACGACGATGGCACGTTTCTGGGGTCTGTCTCCGGCGGCTGCGTCGAAGGCGCTGTGGTCACCGAGGCGCTCGATGTGATCGCCAGCGGCACCCCGAAGATGCTGGAATTCGGCGTTGCGGATGAGACCGCATGGAACGTCGGGCTGTCATGCGGCGGCACCATCCGCGTTTTCGTGGAGAAGGTGGGCAACTCTTGA
- a CDS encoding carbon monoxide dehydrogenase subunit G → MAMTMTGEVQLPASREVVWAKLNDPAVLKACIPGCEELNVAGENQFEAVAKMKVGPVSARFKGKVTLSDFDPPNSYKISGEGEGGVAGFAKGGATVALADKDGGTLLSYNVDAQIGGKLAQLGQRLINGSAKKLADEFFAKFADAVKAG, encoded by the coding sequence ATGGCGATGACAATGACCGGCGAGGTTCAGCTTCCGGCTTCCCGCGAAGTGGTCTGGGCGAAGCTCAACGACCCGGCTGTCTTGAAGGCCTGCATTCCGGGCTGCGAGGAGTTAAATGTGGCCGGGGAGAACCAGTTCGAAGCGGTCGCCAAGATGAAGGTCGGCCCAGTGTCTGCGCGGTTCAAGGGCAAGGTCACCTTGAGCGATTTCGACCCGCCGAACAGCTACAAGATTTCCGGCGAGGGCGAGGGCGGTGTTGCCGGATTCGCCAAGGGCGGCGCAACCGTGGCGCTGGCTGACAAGGACGGCGGCACGCTGCTGAGTTATAATGTCGACGCCCAGATCGGCGGCAAGCTCGCGCAACTGGGCCAGCGGCTCATCAATGGATCCGCCAAGAAGCTCGCCGATGAATTTTTTGCAAAATTCGCGGACGCAGTGAAAGCGGGCTGA
- a CDS encoding molybdopterin-binding/glycosyltransferase family 2 protein, with the protein MKFGPVTPDDALGGVTVHAIRQGLLVLKKGTVVGFAEVAALKQAGVKEIVVARLDKDDVSEDEAAASIAAAVAGDGVHVERAFTGRANLFASEAGVLMVDRDSVDRINRIDEAVTFATLPAFKAVVAGEMVATVKIIPFGVEAKLRDAAVAAVGAARMRVAPFKIKRVGVVSTLLPGLAPKVIEKTLRVTDERLAPTGARIIAERRVPHDEAALAPAIDELIALGAELVLVFGASAIADRRDVIPAAIEQIGGAVEHFGMPVDPGNLMLIGKVNGRPVLGAPGCARSPKENGFDWILMRLLAGLPVTRADVTGMGVGGLLMEIVTRPQPRVPVGTDGNKNVAAVILAAGRSTRMGGPNKLLAELNGKKLVRIVAEQVLASKASPVIVVTGHQAGEIETALKGLNVEFARNPDFAQGLATSVKAGIATVPENADGAVVCLGDMPLIDAKLIDRLVEAFAPDRGSLIVVPVAEGRRGNPVLWSRRFFPELMVLDGDVGARHLIARHMEAVTEVEVEGKSAFLDIDTPEMLTDARRDGLRIGASGS; encoded by the coding sequence ATGAAATTCGGTCCCGTCACACCTGACGATGCTCTCGGCGGCGTGACCGTGCACGCCATCCGGCAGGGTTTGCTTGTGCTCAAGAAGGGTACCGTCGTGGGGTTTGCCGAGGTGGCGGCGCTGAAGCAGGCGGGCGTCAAGGAAATAGTGGTCGCCCGCCTCGACAAGGACGACGTTTCCGAGGACGAAGCGGCGGCCAGCATCGCCGCGGCGGTGGCAGGCGATGGCGTCCATGTGGAGCGTGCGTTTACCGGGCGCGCCAATCTGTTCGCATCGGAAGCCGGCGTGTTGATGGTGGACCGCGATTCCGTCGATCGGATCAATCGTATCGATGAAGCCGTGACCTTTGCAACCCTGCCGGCCTTCAAGGCGGTGGTTGCGGGCGAGATGGTTGCGACGGTGAAGATCATTCCGTTCGGCGTCGAAGCGAAGCTGCGCGATGCGGCAGTGGCCGCCGTCGGAGCGGCACGAATGCGGGTGGCGCCGTTCAAGATCAAGCGGGTCGGCGTTGTTTCCACGCTGCTGCCCGGTCTTGCACCGAAAGTGATCGAAAAGACCTTGCGTGTGACGGACGAGCGTCTCGCGCCGACCGGCGCGCGGATCATCGCCGAACGGCGTGTGCCCCACGATGAGGCCGCACTTGCGCCAGCGATCGATGAATTGATCGCGCTGGGCGCGGAACTGGTGCTGGTGTTCGGTGCGTCCGCCATCGCCGACCGGCGCGATGTGATCCCGGCCGCCATCGAGCAGATCGGCGGCGCGGTCGAGCATTTCGGTATGCCGGTCGATCCGGGCAATCTCATGCTGATCGGCAAGGTGAATGGCCGGCCTGTGCTGGGCGCACCGGGCTGTGCGCGCTCACCGAAGGAAAACGGCTTCGACTGGATCCTGATGCGCTTGCTCGCAGGCCTCCCGGTAACGCGTGCGGATGTCACAGGCATGGGTGTCGGCGGCCTGCTGATGGAAATCGTGACGCGACCGCAACCGCGTGTGCCCGTCGGCACGGACGGAAACAAGAACGTCGCGGCGGTTATTCTTGCCGCGGGCCGCTCGACGCGAATGGGCGGGCCAAACAAGTTGCTCGCCGAACTCAACGGCAAGAAGCTGGTGCGGATCGTCGCCGAGCAGGTGCTGGCCTCAAAGGCGTCGCCGGTGATCGTCGTGACGGGCCATCAGGCGGGCGAGATTGAAACTGCACTGAAGGGACTCAATGTCGAGTTCGCGCGCAACCCGGATTTTGCTCAGGGGCTCGCGACATCGGTAAAGGCGGGTATCGCAACCGTTCCGGAGAATGCAGATGGCGCGGTGGTCTGCCTTGGCGACATGCCACTGATCGATGCCAAGCTGATCGACCGTCTGGTCGAGGCGTTTGCCCCGGATCGAGGATCGCTGATCGTAGTGCCCGTTGCGGAAGGCCGACGCGGTAATCCGGTATTGTGGTCGCGCCGCTTCTTCCCGGAGCTAATGGTGCTCGATGGCGACGTCGGTGCGCGGCATCTGATCGCGCGGCACATGGAGGCGGTGACGGAAGTGGAAGTCGAAGGCAAAAGCGCCTTTCTCGACATCGACACGCCGGAAATGCTGACCGATGCGCGCAGGGACGGTTTGCGGATCGGCGCCAGCGGCTCCTGA
- a CDS encoding DUF4189 domain-containing protein produces MVFAFISSFPVHLVATPAIAAGALAIGKCGAYGQAFDYPAEQGARSAALKQCKGDCSAVTMKRACVALSLDMTKPCGAHGYAVAPRISSALNEAMKKCYAFGGKECVIRAWACDARG; encoded by the coding sequence TTGGTCTTTGCTTTCATTTCATCTTTTCCCGTTCATCTTGTCGCCACGCCGGCCATCGCGGCCGGTGCGCTTGCGATCGGCAAATGCGGCGCATACGGACAGGCTTTTGATTATCCCGCCGAGCAGGGCGCGCGCAGCGCCGCCCTCAAGCAGTGCAAGGGGGATTGCAGCGCGGTCACCATGAAGCGCGCCTGTGTGGCGCTCTCGCTCGACATGACCAAGCCGTGTGGCGCGCACGGCTACGCGGTTGCGCCCCGCATTTCCAGCGCGCTGAACGAGGCGATGAAGAAGTGCTACGCGTTCGGTGGCAAGGAATGCGTCATCCGCGCCTGGGCCTGCGACGCAAGGGGCTGA
- a CDS encoding 3-carboxy-cis,cis-muconate cycloisomerase has translation MSTSLSPLLAPMLSSATMRAVCDDAAFLQHMLDFEGALARAEAATGVIPASAADAISKACQAGQFDIATLADAATKAGNLAIPLVRALTAAVAKTDAEAARYVHWGATSQDVIDTATVLQLRAGIDALLRDLDRAVAGFAKQAQQHRQTAAVARTWLQHALPMPFGLKLAEYAAALHRSRVRLTRSHAEALVLQFGGAAGTLAALGDKGMIVAEQLAKELSLRLPDAPWHTHRDRIAEVASTFAILAGSCGKIARDVSLLMQTDVAEAFEPAGEGRGGSSTMPHKRNPVAAATALAAATMAPNLAATILSAQVQDHERSAGPWHAEWPTLPMLMLVTSGALGSIVELAEGLEVDAVRMRANLDSTQGLVMAEAVSMALAEKTGKSEAHSIVEAASRKAIECKQHLRDILGKDPRVTAHLSADKLKSLFEPMSYQGVSQSLIDRLLASLDDE, from the coding sequence ATGAGCACGTCCCTTTCGCCCCTGCTGGCGCCCATGCTGTCGAGCGCCACGATGCGCGCCGTCTGCGATGATGCCGCCTTCCTGCAGCATATGCTGGATTTCGAAGGTGCGCTTGCGCGCGCGGAAGCTGCCACCGGCGTCATCCCCGCCAGCGCGGCAGACGCGATTTCAAAAGCCTGTCAGGCCGGGCAATTCGACATAGCAACCCTCGCGGACGCAGCGACGAAAGCCGGCAATCTCGCTATTCCACTGGTCAGGGCGCTGACCGCCGCTGTCGCGAAGACCGATGCCGAAGCGGCCCGATATGTTCACTGGGGTGCGACCAGTCAAGACGTGATCGATACTGCCACCGTGTTGCAGTTGCGCGCCGGCATCGATGCGCTGCTGAGAGATCTTGACCGCGCCGTCGCGGGCTTCGCCAAGCAGGCGCAGCAGCATCGCCAGACCGCCGCCGTCGCACGCACCTGGCTGCAACATGCGCTGCCGATGCCGTTCGGCCTGAAACTCGCGGAGTATGCTGCGGCGCTGCATCGCTCGCGCGTGCGCCTGACCCGGTCGCACGCCGAGGCATTGGTCTTGCAATTCGGTGGCGCAGCAGGAACGCTGGCTGCCCTTGGCGATAAAGGAATGATCGTCGCGGAACAGCTTGCCAAGGAGCTTTCGCTGCGGCTGCCGGATGCTCCATGGCATACGCATCGCGACCGCATTGCCGAGGTCGCCTCGACCTTCGCGATCCTCGCAGGCAGTTGCGGCAAGATCGCGCGCGACGTTTCGCTACTGATGCAAACCGATGTCGCGGAAGCCTTCGAGCCTGCAGGCGAAGGCCGCGGCGGCTCCTCGACCATGCCGCACAAGCGCAATCCGGTCGCGGCAGCAACCGCGCTTGCCGCAGCAACAATGGCGCCAAATCTCGCGGCAACGATTCTTTCGGCGCAGGTACAGGACCACGAGCGCAGTGCGGGCCCGTGGCACGCCGAATGGCCCACCCTGCCGATGCTGATGCTGGTCACGTCCGGCGCACTCGGCTCCATCGTTGAGTTGGCCGAAGGATTGGAGGTCGATGCCGTACGGATGCGCGCCAATCTCGACTCCACGCAAGGTCTTGTCATGGCTGAAGCCGTCTCGATGGCGCTGGCGGAAAAGACCGGCAAGAGCGAAGCCCATAGCATTGTCGAAGCCGCAAGCCGCAAGGCGATCGAGTGCAAACAGCACCTTCGCGATATTCTCGGTAAAGACCCGCGCGTGACAGCGCATCTCAGCGCCGATAAACTCAAGAGCCTGTTCGAGCCGATGTCCTATCAGGGTGTCTCGCAGTCGCTGATCGACCGGCTGCTTGCGTCGCTTGATGACGAATAG
- a CDS encoding MoxR family ATPase, which yields MSKIPASVDATLDLLTSRGYLAERSLATVVYLSLKMGRPLFLEGEAGVGKTEIAKVLAAALGRKLIRLQCYEGLDVASAVYEWNSAAQMIAIRLAEASGETDREQLSADIFAEKYLIKRPLLQALEPDVVGPPVLLIDELDRADEAFEAYLLEILSDFQVTIPEFGTVKAPQPPIVIVTSNRTREIHDALKRRCLYHWVDYPSAERELAIVKSRVPNISAKLSQQVVGFVQALREQDLFKVPGVAETIDWATALTELDARSLTPQVVGDTLGALLKYQDDIGRMQGPALDKVIKEAVSDPAV from the coding sequence ATGAGCAAGATTCCCGCATCGGTCGATGCAACGCTCGATTTGCTCACCAGCCGTGGCTATCTCGCTGAGCGGTCGCTTGCGACGGTGGTCTATCTCTCGCTCAAGATGGGCCGTCCGCTGTTTCTCGAAGGCGAGGCAGGGGTGGGGAAGACCGAGATCGCAAAGGTTCTTGCCGCAGCCCTCGGACGTAAACTGATCCGCCTGCAATGCTATGAAGGTCTCGACGTCGCCTCCGCTGTTTATGAGTGGAACAGCGCGGCACAGATGATCGCCATTCGTCTGGCGGAGGCCAGCGGCGAAACCGACCGCGAGCAGCTTTCGGCAGACATTTTTGCAGAAAAGTATCTGATCAAGCGCCCGTTGTTGCAGGCACTGGAGCCGGACGTCGTCGGGCCGCCTGTGCTGCTGATCGATGAGCTCGACCGCGCCGACGAAGCGTTCGAGGCCTATCTGCTGGAGATCCTCAGCGACTTCCAAGTGACGATTCCGGAATTCGGCACGGTGAAGGCGCCGCAGCCGCCGATCGTCATCGTCACGTCGAACCGCACTCGCGAAATTCACGATGCGCTGAAGCGCCGCTGTCTCTATCACTGGGTGGATTATCCGTCTGCCGAGCGTGAACTGGCCATCGTCAAGTCGCGGGTGCCGAACATCAGCGCGAAGCTGTCGCAACAGGTGGTTGGATTCGTGCAGGCGCTGCGCGAGCAGGATCTGTTCAAGGTGCCGGGCGTCGCCGAGACCATCGACTGGGCTACGGCCTTGACCGAACTCGACGCGCGTTCGCTGACGCCGCAGGTGGTGGGCGATACGCTCGGCGCGCTGTTGAAGTATCAGGACGACATCGGGCGCATGCAGGGACCGGCACTCGACAAGGTCATCAAGGAAGCCGTCAGCGATCCTGCGGTCTGA
- the pcaD gene encoding 3-oxoadipate enol-lactonase, which yields MPMIDADGCLLNVSVEGRDGGPTVMLSNSLGATMQMWEPQMSALTKLYRVVRYDRRGHGKSGVPPGPYSMERFGKDVLAILDDLNIEKVHWCGLSMGGMVGQWLGANAPERIGKLILANTSCYYPDPTNWHNRIKAVSENGLASIADTVIAAWLTSDFREREPQIAAKLKAMLIATPQQGYIACCEALSRLDQRDLLPRIKAPTLVIAGRHDTSTPVEASVFIRSQIPNASMTLLDAAHISNIEQPHNFTEAVVGFLTQR from the coding sequence ATGCCCATGATCGATGCCGACGGTTGCCTGCTCAATGTCTCGGTCGAAGGCCGCGACGGCGGACCGACCGTCATGCTGTCGAATTCGCTCGGCGCAACCATGCAGATGTGGGAGCCGCAGATGTCGGCGTTGACCAAGCTGTATCGTGTCGTGCGCTACGACCGGCGCGGCCATGGCAAGTCCGGCGTCCCGCCCGGACCGTATTCGATGGAGCGTTTCGGCAAGGATGTGCTGGCGATCCTCGACGACCTCAATATCGAGAAGGTGCACTGGTGCGGATTGTCGATGGGCGGCATGGTTGGCCAGTGGCTGGGAGCAAATGCGCCGGAGCGAATCGGCAAACTGATCCTCGCCAATACCTCCTGCTACTATCCGGACCCGACCAACTGGCACAATCGCATCAAGGCGGTGAGCGAAAACGGCCTCGCATCGATCGCCGATACCGTGATCGCCGCGTGGCTGACGTCGGATTTCCGCGAACGCGAGCCGCAGATCGCGGCAAAGCTGAAGGCCATGCTGATCGCCACGCCACAGCAGGGTTACATCGCGTGCTGCGAAGCACTGAGCCGACTCGACCAGCGCGACCTGTTGCCGCGCATCAAGGCGCCCACGCTGGTGATCGCCGGCCGTCACGATACATCCACGCCGGTCGAAGCCAGCGTGTTCATCCGCAGCCAGATTCCAAATGCGAGCATGACCCTGCTCGACGCAGCTCACATTTCGAACATCGAACAGCCGCATAACTTCACCGAGGCCGTGGTCGGATTCCTGACCCAGCGCTGA
- a CDS encoding TetR/AcrR family transcriptional regulator: MRKISLVDNRPSNEKSDRASKARARTGRGATRRPSKRLAGATERRAAIIAAGLDEFTAKGFAATRLEDVAKRAGVAKGTIYLHFKDKEALFQDLVRTALGPLAALIANPPIGPEMGSARSAMEALIATFAREVVGTKRGDILRLIISEGTRFPSLAEFYYREVVAQGIAGMRKLIEYGIARGEIRNPGLAEFPQLLFSPLVVAVIWHGLFGKHAPLDAAAMLRVHLGLVFDEGKAA, encoded by the coding sequence ATGCGGAAAATATCGCTGGTCGATAATCGCCCTTCAAACGAGAAGTCCGACCGCGCTTCCAAAGCGCGGGCGCGCACCGGGCGTGGCGCGACCCGGCGTCCATCCAAACGTCTCGCCGGTGCAACCGAGCGGCGCGCCGCGATTATCGCGGCCGGTCTCGATGAATTCACGGCCAAGGGTTTCGCGGCGACGCGTCTCGAAGATGTGGCGAAGCGGGCAGGTGTCGCCAAGGGCACGATCTATCTGCACTTCAAGGACAAGGAAGCGCTGTTTCAGGATCTGGTGCGCACCGCCTTGGGTCCACTCGCAGCGCTGATCGCGAATCCGCCGATCGGGCCGGAAATGGGATCGGCCCGATCGGCGATGGAAGCGCTGATAGCGACGTTCGCGCGGGAGGTCGTCGGAACGAAGCGCGGCGATATTCTGCGTTTGATCATTTCCGAAGGCACGCGTTTTCCATCGCTGGCGGAGTTCTACTATCGCGAGGTGGTGGCGCAAGGCATCGCTGGAATGCGGAAGCTGATCGAATACGGCATCGCGCGCGGCGAAATCCGCAATCCGGGTTTGGCGGAATTTCCACAGTTGCTGTTCTCGCCGCTCGTTGTGGCGGTGATCTGGCATGGCCTGTTCGGCAAGCACGCGCCGCTCGATGCCGCCGCAATGCTGCGTGTTCATCTCGGTCTGGTTTTTGATGAAGGGAAGGCGGCATGA
- a CDS encoding (2Fe-2S)-binding protein: MAKISLIVNGNPVTGKVDSRTLLVQFLRENLRLTGTHVGCDTSQCGACVVHLDGKAVKSCTTLAVMADGHEVKTIEGLAADGAPLHPMQEAFREHHGLQCGFCTPGMIMTAVDLVHRKGHDLSDHVIREELEGNLCRCTGYQNIVLSIAAGAKAMAKSDLA; this comes from the coding sequence ATGGCCAAGATTTCACTGATCGTGAACGGTAATCCTGTGACGGGGAAGGTCGACTCGCGGACGCTGCTGGTCCAGTTCCTGCGCGAAAACCTCCGGCTCACCGGCACCCATGTCGGTTGCGACACCTCGCAATGCGGCGCATGCGTCGTCCATCTCGACGGCAAGGCGGTGAAGTCCTGCACCACGCTGGCGGTGATGGCGGACGGCCACGAGGTCAAGACGATCGAAGGTCTCGCCGCCGACGGCGCTCCGCTGCATCCGATGCAGGAAGCATTCCGCGAGCACCATGGTTTGCAATGCGGCTTCTGTACGCCGGGTATGATCATGACCGCGGTCGACCTGGTGCATCGCAAGGGGCACGACCTGAGTGACCATGTGATCCGCGAAGAACTTGAAGGCAATCTGTGCCGCTGCACGGGCTATCAGAACATCGTGCTGTCGATTGCGGCCGGCGCCAAGGCGATGGCCAAATCCGATCTCGCGTAA
- a CDS encoding efflux RND transporter periplasmic adaptor subunit: protein MIASRNVMRVLALAAVLAALAGCGNSKNPGYQGWIEADLIFVSPDEQGRVVKLNVREGDHVEVGAPLYAVDDDLQQADLNQSNATLANAQQAYDRAASLSKTGSGTQANFDSALANLRVAEARVHTSQTKLARRRMNAPIAGTIQQIYFREGETVPAQRPVISILPPGNMKVRFFVAEPELPKLKVGEDVRVTCDGCTSDLTAKIYFIATMAEYTPPVIYSLDERSKLVYLIQARPNKPNSLRVGQPVSIYTGGTAP from the coding sequence ATGATTGCGTCGCGAAACGTGATGCGGGTACTCGCTCTGGCTGCGGTGCTTGCCGCACTTGCCGGATGCGGAAACTCGAAAAATCCCGGTTATCAGGGGTGGATCGAGGCCGATCTGATCTTCGTCAGTCCCGACGAGCAGGGACGCGTCGTCAAGCTCAACGTCCGCGAGGGCGATCATGTCGAGGTGGGCGCGCCGCTTTACGCTGTGGATGACGATCTGCAACAGGCCGATCTGAACCAGAGCAATGCGACGCTGGCGAACGCGCAGCAAGCTTATGATCGCGCCGCATCGCTGAGCAAGACCGGCTCCGGGACGCAGGCCAATTTTGATTCCGCGCTGGCCAATCTCCGGGTCGCCGAAGCGCGGGTGCACACCTCACAGACGAAGCTGGCGCGCCGCCGCATGAACGCGCCCATCGCCGGGACGATCCAGCAGATCTATTTTCGTGAAGGCGAAACCGTTCCCGCACAGCGGCCCGTCATCTCCATTCTGCCGCCCGGAAACATGAAAGTGCGTTTCTTCGTGGCGGAGCCGGAATTGCCGAAGCTCAAGGTGGGCGAGGACGTGCGCGTCACCTGCGACGGCTGCACCAGTGATCTCACGGCAAAAATCTACTTCATAGCCACTATGGCCGAATATACGCCGCCGGTGATTTACAGCCTCGATGAACGATCGAAGCTGGTCTATCTGATCCAGGCGCGGCCGAACAAGCCCAACAGCCTGCGTGTCGGGCAGCCCGTCAGTATCTATACAGGCGGTACGGCACCGTGA